The nucleotide window CTACGGATGCATTCCGTCGCGAAAGCATTTGCTGGTCGGATGATAGTTTTTCATTTGCTAAATTTCCAATCTCCGGTGAACCGGGCATTGGAAATAGCCAGCCTCCGACTCCTCCTAAAACGGAGTCGGAGAGCATTTCTCAACTGCTCAGTCATATCAAGCTCTTGCTTCGTCGAAAGACGGCTGCAATTGCAGCTCTTGATGCGGGTCTTTATTCAGAAGCTATAAGacatttttctaaaattgtGGATGGTCGACGTGGGGCTCCACAAGGATTTTTAGCTGAATGTTACGTGCATAGGGCCTCAGCATATCGATCTTCTGGTCGAATTGCTGAGGCGATTGCTGATTGTAATCGAACATTAGCATTGGACCCTTCTTGCATTGATGCTCTTAGAACTAGAGCTGCTTTGTTTGAAACTATTCGATGCTTGCCTGACAGTCTTCACGATCTTGAACATTTGAAACTGTTGTATAATTCAATTCTACGGGATAGGAAATTACCTGGACCTGTATGGAAGCGTCAATGTGTGCAATACAGGGAGATTCCAGGGAGGCTTTGTTCATTGGGTGCCAAAATGCAAGAATTGAAGCAGAGAGTTGCTTCTGGTGAAACGAAGAATGTAGATAACTACGCGTTGATTGGTTTGAGGCGGGGTTGTTCAAGGTCTGAATTGGAAAGAGCACATCTTTTGCTCACTTTAAGACACAAGCCTGATAAATCAACAAGTTTTGTGGAGAGGTGTGAGTTTGCGGATGAAAAGGATGTTGATTCTGTAAGGGATCGCGCAAAATTGTCTTCCTTGCTATTGTATCGATTGATCCAGAAAGGTTATACAAAATTAATGACAACAATCATCGATGAAGAAGCTGCTGAGAAACAGAGAACTAAGGCAGCAGCTGCATTACAAGCAatgcagcagcagcagcagcagcaacaacaagTTAAGCAAACTCAAGAACTACAACAATCTCGAGCTGAAGCAATCAGCAATGCAGCATCAAGAAGAGCAGTCGAGGCTGCTGCTACGTCGAATACTACTTTAAGAGTACCTCCAAAGGCTGCTGCTAATACTACACCATCACGAGAGGCTGCTGCTAATACTACACCATCACGAGAGGCTGCTGTTAATACTACACCATCACGAGAGGGTGCTGCTAATACTACACCATCACGAGAGGCTGCTGTTAACACTACTACATCGTGTAACAACAGCAGGGCAGAAAGCAAAGTGGTGGTTTCAACCTCAACAAATGCATCTTCATTTCAAGGTGTGTTCTGTAGAGACCTTGCAATTGTTGGGAATCTGTTGTCTCAAACTGGAACCGGGTTTAATCGCACTATTCCTATGAAATATGAGGCACTGAGCTGCTAATTCATCGTAGAAATCCGATGAAGAACAACGATTTAATTAGCTTGGACAATGTTTATACTATCGGCTCGCGCATGCAGGGGAAAATCCTAATTTGGTACCAATATCTTTGTacaaaaggcaaaaaaaaatatgaaattactATTTGCAGCCGGGAAAATTTTGctactttatttttgtttttcttttgttgtcaATCTTTTGCACTACATGTAATGTACATATAGTTAAATTCAGCACCTAAATTATCTACTACTAGTACTTCTTTTTGTTATATTGTTTGCTTTGTCATATTACTTTCACCTTGTCCTTTGTTCATTTAGATTTGAATGGAAGCCAAGGGGAAACTCCTAAATCTTGAAAAAAGTAGCAAATTTTGGCTTCCATTTTATGTCTTTATCTGCTTCTCTTCTTCACAGAAAATGCACAGTACATAGGCCATTGCATTAATTAGAGCAAGTATGCTTTTACTAGCACTACTTTGCTCTCTTCATTTATGTCAGGCTTATCTATTCACCACCCTGCCAAAAACCCTGACATTCTACTTGATTAGCTTTTTTTACTTGTGAAAAACTTGAATCTTTTTTATTGTAGTTTGTCTCATTAGTTATTGTATGAATAAATGTATGGTGCAGTAGTAAgtattctttcatatttaatCATAGgttttgaatttgagttttcTTGGGTATAAAGGAGAACACTTTACTTTTTAACGTAGGATTTTCTGGTGCGAATTCAAATTTAgcgaaaacaaaaacaaaatgatGATGGAGTGGGCAGGAAAAGTTGCATTAATTGCCAAGAAGAGTGGACTAGGAGAAGAGAGTTGTCTATTTCATTATACTATAGGTGATGTACTACGTAACTGATTAAAGTAATTTTTgaacaattgaaaaaaactaTAGGTGATATTTATAGGTGTTTTTGGTGAGTAGTAGGGGGGTTTCTGTTCAAACTTTTTTCTATTGtcattatcatatttttactgTCATTATGGGTCCTCATTTAGTGCAGGACAGTAAGGTACggggtgaaaaaataagaagaagggGACCTCTTTAGCTACTAGAGTACTAGCTTTTTTTTCCCTTCCACAATCCACCTTCTCTTTCTGGGTTATATGGCTCAAATTTCGAAGTCTCTCATCTACTTCCCCATACACATATGTCACCCATGCAAACgtaacatgtactattcttaCCTACTTGTAcaatttctttttctctatCCATTCATATTAGATTTCTCAACGTGAATTCGGATTAGACTGACTCAAAGTCAGTTCTATATCATGTACTTCATcggtttaaaaaagaatgacctcctttcctttttagtttgttttaaaaaaactgacctctttctttttttggtaacattttaatttcagctttccacgtggcatgtttaaaaccacaagattgaagggcaatttagtacatttgacataactttaatttagaactacaagattcaaaagtcttctttattttctaaaacttcgtgtcaagtcaaaccaggtcactctttgtgaaacggagagagtatataACTATGATAGATTCGAGCGAAATAGTCATACAAAGGGGTAAAATACTCttgatttgaaatatttttattcttacaTTTTGAACTCATGAATTCAGATTAGACAAACTCAAAGTGAGTACCATATCATAAATAACTAGGGTAGATTCGAGCGATATATATAGGCATACTAAGGGGGTAAAATATTCTtgacttgaaatatttttgttcTTACATTTCGAACTTAAGTCTTTTGTTATAGGTGAGGAAATTTCAACTTTCTATACCACATGTTATGTACAGGAGTGTAGAGTTTGCGGGTTAATAGACATAATGTGGGGATGAGAGTAAGCTAATGGTTGATTGAAAGTGGTGCATAGATCCCATTGAAGACAGGGAAAATAAGAATCACAATGCATGCTTGAACCAATGCAAGAACAAATATTCTCGTAGAGGTCGTCTGGCTTTTTGTGTAAGAAAATATAGGGTGCTTAGGAAATACCAAGTTTCTttgtaaaacaaaataaaataaaataactttgtTATTATCAAAATCCCATGTTAGTGTTCCCCACTTTCCACTTTCCACCTAAATGGACCACTACTCGTACACTATATATCTTGCCTTATACAACAATGAAATAATAGCCTCCAACTTTCACTATACATAAAAGTCTGACTCACACTTAATCAAAGGTCTCATATTTAACAATCGAGAATAATGGAATCTTCTTATTcaagaagtaataaaaagtcCTGACCATCAAATACGTGAAAATCAGAAAAGATAAGTAACTTATGATCAACTAAGTTACCTAATAGTATTAGATATACACATAACTATGGTTAAATGATTAAATTGTATATGCAAGATACATATGTTACATtattaattcaatatatataaacattgaataCGAGTAAACTTTTCTATCCTTTTAGTTCTTTACTACTAATAAAATTAGTCTTTGCAATTCTTTCCTTTCAAGTGACTTCAGAAGATGAAATCAAACTTCCTTTTGTATATAAcacttcatctttttctttctttttaattatttcccATGTATGGATAGGGTTGTAGCCCTTTGCTTCTACACTAATCAACTCATTTCGTTATTCCCAAACTCCACATTGGGGAAAGTAAAAATTCCAAGAGGACCATCTTACCATGTTCCCCCATTTTCCACTTTTCCACTTTCCCTTTGATTGTTATTAcgtattatttcataatatatcgtGTTGTATTGTGTTGTTTCAATGAATCAATATTTAGATAGATTGTGTAGTTCTTAAGTAGAGTATGGGGTAGAACTACAATGAAAATGTaagataaatgataaaatatgattattaaataataagtaagacaaaatgagaaagaaaatattaaggtaacgaCGCGATCACACCACATCTATCGTTacataaaatgtatattttcatcgtTACTACACAACAACGAATTTAAACGATACAATACTAAGTAACAATCAAAGTAGACATGGTATCTAAGGAGTAACATTTATGCAAATGAGTGACAACATAAAATTGCAATGTGAAATGAATATTAATACTTTGATTAAGAACATAATGATGATTAATTAAGATGGTGTTATTATACTAATTAATGAGAGAATATATTCATACTTCCCTGGCACTTCTGAGGTTTTGTAGATAGCAATCATTCATAATATGTaagatagagagagagaaaaagaaaagagcatAAAGAGAAAAGAGTCACGTGTAGCCCATAAAGAATACTCTGCAATCTGGAAATGTGGGTGACCAGTGAGGATTAACGAATCTTAGATTAAGagcaaaaagataaaaagtacTACTACTATCATTCATTTCCATTTATTTACCAACATCTTATTAATCAAACATTTTGTACAATTCTTATTCTTTTGCCTTATCATgaccaaaaaatgaaaaatcatgaTTCATTGTGTTAGTATGGGCTTGTAACTTCATCATGTACCAATTAAATGTCTAAACATAAGtagaaacatattttttttcccacCGCAAATAAATTTATATCGAATCAACTCAAGCATAAAACATAGGAAACAATTTCTCATTGAAATAGTGACAAACTCTTTTCGTAAGAAAAcattactattttttcttttccccgtcaattcaatcaaaatatctatAGAAATAGTCACTGAAACTTATTCTGAAAAATCGTGATTTTTctttatagttatagtttaaaTTCATTCAATTAGGGCTTTGGTCTAGTAGTACGATTGCATCATGTGATGTGCGAGTTAGGCTTGTTAGGAAATTAATGTTACGACTTACGAACACACGAACCTTGTTTGTTGATTAAAAGTATGATATTTAAGTGGAAAAGGCTAAAAATGTGTGaataaaaattagagaaaagggGAATAAGAGTAAGTGGGTAAAAAAGTGTTTAAGGACAAGTTTTGCAGTGAAAGGTATACATACTCTGCAAAAACAAGTTTGAATTTAGCAATCTTTGCAACTAGTTTCTCAAATCTCAATGTTAATAAAAACATTAGTTTATGAAACTTTCAATGCTAATtctgacaaaaataaaatataatattctatCCTTTGGGTAAAGCACGATTACATtgataattaagttattttaagtaaggatacatatataattagcctatcaaattgaaaaaaaaaacatcctcTCAATCGAGAAAGAAAATTTACATTTTAAGtaaagtataaaaataataatattgtctTGAGGCGAAAGTGAAGGTATTAGCACTGTTTTCTAAAGAGTATCTTTTGATATATGGCtacttatattaataaattaatatttatattaataaattaatacttATACTTTGAATTGTAGATACAAACCCCCTTTCCCATTTCCcacatatttgtataaaataagTATATCTTATAAGTTGATTAAGTTTTCCAAGAGTTGGTTCATTGAAAACTGAAAAATGTAAGGTAATAATCCTACTTCTATGTTGTCAcctttttgtttttactttcatttttaaCTATAATGtgatatcatcacataacttgACAGAACCAAAATTAAAGGTAATGTCTTACTCACTTCCGTCTCGATTTATGTAGCAGTTTTTTAATTTCgagatttaaataagtttttttattataattttttcttatttatgatcattattaaattatttgtgtatcacataaattgagatatagAAGTATTAATGTTGTTATACTCATCCTTCCCATATTTGATTATCACATTTTGCATTCGCATATCTTCAAAGAATTCATAAATAACAAGTGTTTTATACTATTTTACTCTTCAactctttttaatatattaatattatttacattaaaaataatataaaaattacagaaatatCATATTTTAGTTTACTTAGTATCATTATCCcttataagttttacaaatctccaaa belongs to Solanum stenotomum isolate F172 chromosome 1, ASM1918654v1, whole genome shotgun sequence and includes:
- the LOC125853193 gene encoding uncharacterized protein LOC125853193 is translated as MVDHYTSTMAASPNSSISCSEKKHWWISNRKIVDKYIKDAKFLIATQEPNEIASAVNLLDAALALLPRFELALELKARSLLYLRRFKDVADMLQDYIPSLKMPVDETSSSTSSSGSSDNSSTQFSRERMKLLSSGSGSPGRDEPGFKCFSVSDLKKKVMAGIYKNCDKEGQWRYLVLGQACCHLGLMEDAMVLLQTGKRIATDAFRRESICWSDDSFSFAKFPISGEPGIGNSQPPTPPKTESESISQLLSHIKLLLRRKTAAIAALDAGLYSEAIRHFSKIVDGRRGAPQGFLAECYVHRASAYRSSGRIAEAIADCNRTLALDPSCIDALRTRAALFETIRCLPDSLHDLEHLKLLYNSILRDRKLPGPVWKRQCVQYREIPGRLCSLGAKMQELKQRVASGETKNVDNYALIGLRRGCSRSELERAHLLLTLRHKPDKSTSFVERCEFADEKDVDSVRDRAKLSSLLLYRLIQKGYTKLMTTIIDEEAAEKQRTKAAAALQAMQQQQQQQQQVKQTQELQQSRAEAISNAASRRAVEAAATSNTTLRVPPKAAANTTPSREAAANTTPSREAAVNTTPSREGAANTTPSREAAVNTTTSCNNSRAESKVVVSTSTNASSFQGVFCRDLAIVGNLLSQTGTGFNRTIPMKYEALSC